A stretch of the Corylus avellana chromosome ca6, CavTom2PMs-1.0 genome encodes the following:
- the LOC132184528 gene encoding probable LRR receptor-like serine/threonine-protein kinase At3g47570, which translates to MNQMKHSSLHSKLILFIFFHGILLLFMSSSAFADESDGLALLGFKNRISEDPLQILSSWNDSTHFCNWFGVTCNPSSKRVKVLNLEAQRLVGSIAPSVGNLTYLTGINLKNNSIHGEIPQQLGRLVHLQHLNLSFNSFGGNLPTNLTHCTQLRVLDVGANKLVGHIPEQFSSLSKLVYLKLGGNNLTGTIPAWIGNFSSLQMLALLLNNLQGSIPSDLGRLSGLGYFQLYGNNLSGTIPPLIFNISSIYYLSVTQNQLHGRLPPDVGVTLPNLEIFAGGVNSFTGPIPVSLSNASRLSILDFAQNGLTGTVPQNLASLSGLVRLNFDDNRLGNGKVDGLNFIGFLSNCTSLEVLGLGRNQFGGVLPSSLANLSSTLNILTMGENMIHGSIPIGIGNLVNLTLLGLEGNYLGGRLPDVLGKLHQLQGLHLHYNNFSGPIPSSLGNLTKLTKLFMDDNKFEGSIPPSLGNCQNLLHLNLSSNNLNGTIPKQVIGLSSLSISLVMSNNSLTGTLPFEVGYLKNLGELDLSDNRLSGEIPASLGSCISLDRLHLDGNSFEGAIPLSLKTLRGLEDIDLSRNNLSGQIPEFLSKFLLLKHLNLSHNDLEGKVPSEGIFLNVSAISIFENNKLCGGVLELHLPTCYRKSQHSSGKRLALKVVIPVVGIVIFILVLLYLFLTCSMVKNSRKRPLATSSLNDWQLGISYAELQKSTNGFSVDNLIGSGGFGSVYKGVLSSSGAIVAVKVLKLQQQGASKSFIDECNALRILRHRNLLKIITTCSSIDHQGNDFKSLVFEFMSNGSLDQWLHPIEGEQHKCKRLSFIQRLNIAMGVAYALEYLHLYCETPIVHCDIKPSNVLLNEDMVAHVGDFGLAKFIFEALDNRSKNQAMSDLSAVLKGSIGYIPPEYGMGAQVSVLGDMYSYGVLLLEMFIGKRPTDDMFKEGLSIRKFTEMALPEHVMDIVDSSMPFEEDEEDANDEKNKEGMEESAVIEEVDCHFNAISKVEDCLVSVLQIGLSCSATSPLARMPINVVVNKLSAIRDAFFHVKSLN; encoded by the exons ATGAACCAGATGAAGCACTCTTCTCTGCATTCCAAGTtgattttgttcatattttttcatggaattcttcttttgtttatgaGCTCAAGTGCTTTTGCAGATGAGTCTGATGGCTTGGCATTGCTTGGCTTCAAGAACCGGATTAGTGAAGACCCACTTCAAATCTTGAGCTCATGGAATGATTCCACCCATTTCTGCAACTGGTTTGGTGTTACTTGCAACCCCTCCAGTAAAAGAGTTAAGGTTCTGAATCTGGAAGCTCAAAGATTGGTTGGCTCCATAGCCCCTTCTGTGGGAAATCTTACTTACCTTACTGGAATCAACCTGAAAAACAACAGCATACATGGTGAAATTCCTCAACAATTGGGAAGACTAGTGCATCTGCAGCATCTCAACTTGAGCTTCAACTCCTTTGGTGGGAACCTTCCAACTAATCTTACTCACTGTACACAACTTAGAGTGCTTGATGTTGGTGCCAACAAACTTGTTGGGCATATTCCGGAGCAATTTAGTTCATTGTCAAAGTTGGTTTACCTTAAACTTGGTGGGAACAACCTTACAGGAACAATCCCAGCATGGATAggaaacttttcttctttgcaaATGCTTGCACTTCTCCTGAACAATCTACAAGGGAGCATACCAAGTGATCTTGGCCGTCTATCAGGCTTGGGATATTTTCAACTTTATGGGAATAATCTGTCTGGTACAATCCCTCCTCTGATCTTCAATATATCTTCCATATACTATTTATCTGTTACTCAAAACCAGCTGCATGGAAGGCTTCCACCAGATGTTGGAGTTACTCTTCCTAACCTTGAAATATTTGCCGGTGGGGTTAATAGTTTCACAGGGCCTATTCCTGTGTCATTGTCAAATGCTTCTAGACTTAGTATACTTGACTTTGCTCAAAATGGTCTTACTGGGACGGTGCCTCAAAATCTAGCAAGTTTGAGTGGCTTGGTTAGGCTTAATTTCGATGACAATAGGCTTGGAAATGGGAAAGTTGATGGCCtgaattttattggttttttgtCTAACTGTACTAGTTTGGAGGTCTTGGGACTTGGTCGTAATCAATTTGGTGGAGTACTGCCAAGCTCCTTAGCCAACCTTTCCTCCACTCTGAATATTCTTACTATGGGTGAAAACATGATACATGGAAGCATCCCAATTGGGATTGGGAACCTTGTTAACTTAACCCTTCTAGGATTAGAAGGTAACTATTTGGGTGGTCGTCTCCCAGATGTTCTTGGGAAGCTCCACCAGTTACAGGGACTACATCTGCACTATAACAATTTTTCAGGGCCAATCCCTTCCTCCTTAGGTAACCTTACTAAATTGACAAAGCTTTTTATGGATGATAACAAATTTGAGGGAAGTATACCCCCAAGCCTAGGAAACTGCCAAAACTTGCTTCATCTAAACCTTTCTAGTAACAATCTCAATGGTACCATACCAAAACAGGTTATTGGTCTTTCTTCCCTTTCAATTTCTTTGGTCATGTCAAATAATTCTTTGACAGGTACACTGCCATTTGAAGTGGGTTACTTAAAAAATCTTGGGGAGTTAGATCTCTCAGATAATAGATTATCAGGTGAAATTCCTGCTTCCCTTGGTAGCTGTATTAGTTTGGATCGTTTGCATTTGGATGGTAATTCATTTGAAGGAGCAATTCCTCTATCTTTGAAGACACTAAGAGGTTTAGAAGATATTGATCTTTCGCGCAATAACTTGTCAGGGCAAATTCCTGAATTTCTTAGCAAGTTTTTGTTACTTAAGCATCTCAATCTTTCTCATAATGATCTCGAGGGAAAAGTCCCAAGTGAAGGGATTTTTTTGAATGTGAGCGCAATTTCAATATTTGAAAATAACAAGCTATGCGGTGGTGTCCTAGAATTACATTTACCAACATGCTACAGAAAGAGTCAACATTCATCCGGGAAACGCCTTGCACTCAAGGTAGTCATTCCAGTCGTTGGGATAGTCATATTTATACTTGTTCTATTGTATCTTTTCCTCACATGTTCTATGGTTAAGAATTCGAGAAAGAGACCTTTGGCCACATCTTCCTTAAATGATTGGCAATTGGGTATATCTTATGCAGAACTCCAAAAATCAACTAACGGTTTCTCAGTGGACAATTTGATCGGTTCAGGTGGTTTTGGTTCTGTATACAAAGGAGTTCTTTCTAGCAGTGGAGCAATTGTTGCAGTTAAAGTGTTAAAACTTCAACAACAAGGAGCTTCCAAGAGTTTTATTGATGAATGCAATGCTTTGAGAATTTTACGGCATCGTAATCTCCTTAAGATTATCACCACTTGTTCAAGCATTGATCATCAAGGGAACGACTTTAAGAGTCTAGTTTTTGAGTTCATGTCTAATGGAAGCCTAGACCAGTGGTTGCATCCTATAGAGGGTGAGCAACATAAATGCAAGAGATTGAGCTTTATTCAGAGACTAAACATAGCCATGGGTGTTGCTTATGCATTGGAATATCTTCATCTCTATTGCGAAACGCCGATTGTTCATTGTGATATAAAGCCAAGCAATGTCCTCCTCAATGAAGATATGGTAGCCCATGTTGGTGACTTTGGATTAGCGAAGTTCATCTTTGAAGCATTAGATAATCGCTCCAAAAATCAAGCAATGTCAGACTTGTCAGCTGTGTTGAAGGGTTCTATTGGGTACATTCCTCCAG AGTATGGGATGGGTGCCCAAGTTTCCGTACTTGGAGACATGTATAGCTATGGGGTACTCTTGTTAGAGATGTTCATTGGAAAAAGACCTACTGATGACATGTTCAAAGAAGGTTTGAGCATTCGCAAGTTCACTGAAATGGCTTTGCCGGAACATGTCATGGATATAGTGGACTCGTCAATGCcctttgaagaagatgaagaagatgctaatgatgagaaaaataaagaaggcATGGAAGAAAGCGCAGTAATTGAAGAAgttgattgtcatttcaatgCCATAAGCAAAGTGGAGGATTGCTTGGTCTCAGTGTTGCAGATTGGACTGTCGTGCTCTGCAACATCACCTCTTGCGCGGATGCCCATAAATGTTGTCGTCAACAAACTGAGTGCAATTCGAGACGCATTTtttcatgttaaatcactaaactag